AATAACTTCTTCTAGTTTATCACCTTCTAACACTCCTACGCGATCGACAAATCTTGCTGTAGAAACAGAGCGTGTTTGTAACGGATTTGCGGCAGATAGTTTTGATAATCCATTTGTCGATGTAGGAGATAATTGGATTATCCAGGATAATCGATCGAAATTAGGTTTCCATCCTGTAATTGGTACTACAAGTCTTATTCTCAATCCAGATAGTCCATCCCTACTAATAATTACAGCAGGTCTAGTTTTCTTGATTTCATCTCCTATTGTTGGATCGAAATTAATTTGCCATATCTCACCATATTTCATCTTCAGGATCTTCCTCTTGATACTCCTCCACCCATTCCATCTCTTCCGAACCTGAGATAAAACACATTTCTGGTAACGCAGCTATCTGCTCTAAAAGAATTTTGTCTTGGCTTTCTCTCGGCAGTTTAGCAAGTTCTCTAATACTAAGTTTTTTAACTTCGTTAGTCATAGTTACCTCTCCAGAGTAAATAGGTTAGATTCAGTTTATATATGATATATGTCAATTGGATTACATTTTACGCTATGATTTGAGGATTTGCTTTAGAAGCACCCTATACACTTAATTTTTCTTGCTAAGAAATTAAGTTTTTTGTGAATTACCACTTATATATTTAAATTTTTGCCGATCTATAGAAAGATATAGAGAACCCAGTTGACTGCCTGAGCAACCCTCGTCGTAAGTCATAAGTACAAAACATGCACCAATGACAAATGACAAATGACAACCTAATTGTGAGGTTTCCTATGTCTAGCGAAATTAAAGAATCAGAAGCGATCGCCCGTTTAGCAATGATAGAAACACAACTAGGGCAGATGACTCAAATGCTATCAAACTTGAGCGATCGCCT
This window of the Chroococcidiopsis thermalis PCC 7203 genome carries:
- a CDS encoding type II toxin-antitoxin system PemK/MazF family toxin encodes the protein MKYGEIWQINFDPTIGDEIKKTRPAVIISRDGLSGLRIRLVVPITGWKPNFDRLSWIIQLSPTSTNGLSKLSAANPLQTRSVSTARFVDRVGVLEGDKLEEVILALGILIQHP